In bacterium, a genomic segment contains:
- a CDS encoding type I restriction-modification enzyme R subunit C-terminal domain-containing protein yields the protein MKADKQNEFEWQTRKTRIDPKLVALGWTLVRWTPGLVLAKLTFHAVAEYPTANGPADYALFVDGQLLGIIEAKKLTLGPQNVLTQAERYSRGADRAFDFHGFHVPFLYSTNGEVIWFHDIRHEFSRSRRVADFHMPSALRELMTRDIETAATSLAAITPWHPRLRPYQVDACKAMELAIVNRKRQMLVAMATGTGKTFTLVNEVYRLMKSGAGRRILFLVDRRALAAQAVRAFASYEPEPGLKFDQIYEVYSQRFQREDFEEDEPFDPKVLPASYLKDPKPGHAFVYVCTIQRMTINLFGRQAVFGMGDEDTDDDAEPLPIPIHAFDVIVADECHRGYSTAEISIWRDTLDHFDAVKIGLTATPAAHTKAYFKDVVYRYEYERAVREGFLVDYDAVRIKSNVRMKGIFLQEGEQVGLVDTETGLEKMDALEDEREFATTEIEQKITAPDSNEKIVEELRKYADQHEQEFKRFPKMLIFAANDLPHTSHADQLVDICRDVFGRGDAFVQKITGRVDRPLQRIREFRNRPNPGIVVSVDMLSTGVDIPDLEFIVMLRPVKSRILFEQMLGRGTRKGERFPDKSHFTVFDCFDGTLLEYFRKATAITAEPPDKPSRSISEIIEDIWANRDRPYNIRCLVKRLQRIDKEMAGEARELFARFIPDGDMMRYASELAARLSSDFAGAMKLLKDKDFQNLLKDYPRRKRVFYVAHAVEDKVESERLVRDAAGVEWKPEDYLTAFARFVQENEAQVEAIRILLNRPKEWGTDALVELRQTLATAPQRFTVENLQQVHAVRYHKALVDIISMVKHAVREQEPLLTATERVERALTKITKGQKFKPTQQRWLDRIRQHLVTNLTIDREDFDALPIFTRDGGWAVADRTFDGKLKKLISELNSAIAA from the coding sequence ATTCGAGTGGCAGACCCGCAAGACGAGGATTGATCCTAAACTCGTCGCCCTGGGCTGGACCCTGGTTCGCTGGACCCCTGGACTGGTTCTCGCCAAGCTGACCTTCCATGCCGTCGCCGAATACCCTACCGCTAACGGCCCTGCTGACTATGCCTTGTTTGTAGACGGGCAACTGCTCGGGATCATTGAGGCCAAGAAACTGACCCTTGGCCCCCAAAACGTTCTCACTCAGGCTGAACGCTACTCCCGCGGGGCGGACCGGGCGTTCGACTTTCACGGCTTCCACGTCCCCTTCCTCTATTCAACCAATGGCGAGGTCATCTGGTTTCACGATATCCGCCATGAATTCAGCCGGTCCCGACGGGTTGCCGATTTCCACATGCCGTCCGCCCTGCGTGAACTGATGACTCGCGACATTGAGACGGCGGCGACCAGTCTTGCGGCGATCACCCCGTGGCATCCTCGCTTACGGCCCTATCAGGTCGATGCCTGCAAGGCGATGGAGCTGGCCATTGTGAATCGCAAACGGCAAATGCTGGTCGCCATGGCGACCGGAACCGGCAAGACCTTTACCCTGGTAAATGAGGTCTATCGCCTCATGAAGTCCGGCGCCGGCCGTCGGATTCTTTTTCTGGTGGACCGGCGGGCGCTCGCCGCGCAGGCCGTACGCGCCTTTGCCTCCTATGAACCCGAACCGGGCCTGAAGTTCGACCAAATTTACGAGGTCTACAGTCAGCGTTTCCAGCGCGAGGATTTTGAAGAGGACGAGCCTTTCGACCCCAAAGTCCTGCCGGCCTCCTATCTAAAGGACCCCAAACCCGGCCACGCCTTTGTTTATGTCTGCACCATCCAGCGCATGACAATCAACCTGTTTGGCCGTCAGGCCGTCTTCGGGATGGGGGACGAGGATACGGATGACGACGCCGAGCCGCTTCCCATTCCCATCCATGCGTTCGATGTCATCGTTGCAGACGAGTGCCACCGCGGCTACAGCACGGCTGAAATCTCCATCTGGCGCGACACGCTTGACCATTTTGATGCCGTGAAGATCGGACTCACTGCCACCCCTGCGGCACATACCAAGGCCTATTTCAAGGATGTGGTTTACCGCTACGAATACGAACGCGCCGTCCGGGAAGGTTTTCTGGTGGACTACGATGCCGTGCGTATCAAATCCAACGTCCGCATGAAGGGGATCTTTCTTCAGGAAGGCGAACAGGTCGGCCTGGTGGATACCGAGACCGGCCTGGAGAAAATGGATGCCCTTGAGGATGAGCGCGAATTCGCAACCACCGAAATCGAGCAGAAGATTACCGCGCCGGATTCCAATGAGAAAATCGTTGAGGAGCTGCGGAAATACGCCGACCAACATGAACAGGAATTCAAGCGTTTCCCGAAGATGCTCATTTTCGCCGCCAACGATCTCCCGCACACGTCCCATGCTGACCAATTGGTTGATATCTGCCGCGATGTTTTCGGGCGTGGCGATGCCTTTGTGCAGAAGATCACCGGTCGCGTGGATCGCCCCCTGCAACGGATTCGTGAGTTCCGCAACCGGCCCAACCCCGGCATTGTGGTTTCGGTGGACATGCTCTCGACTGGTGTGGATATTCCGGACCTGGAGTTCATCGTTATGTTGCGCCCGGTCAAGTCCCGTATCCTGTTCGAGCAGATGCTCGGACGCGGTACCCGCAAAGGCGAGCGCTTTCCGGATAAATCCCATTTCACAGTTTTTGACTGCTTTGATGGCACGCTTCTGGAGTATTTCCGCAAGGCCACGGCGATTACGGCCGAGCCGCCGGACAAACCGAGTCGCTCCATCTCGGAAATCATCGAGGATATCTGGGCCAATCGGGACCGTCCGTACAACATCCGTTGTCTGGTCAAACGATTGCAGCGGATCGATAAGGAGATGGCCGGTGAGGCACGGGAACTCTTCGCGCGGTTTATTCCCGATGGGGACATGATGCGCTATGCGAGCGAACTCGCCGCCCGGCTATCGTCAGATTTCGCGGGTGCCATGAAATTGCTTAAGGATAAGGATTTTCAGAATTTGCTCAAAGACTATCCCCGCCGGAAGCGCGTGTTCTATGTCGCCCATGCGGTAGAAGACAAGGTCGAATCCGAACGGCTCGTGCGAGACGCGGCTGGCGTAGAATGGAAGCCTGAGGATTATCTGACGGCCTTTGCCCGCTTCGTTCAGGAAAACGAAGCACAGGTCGAAGCCATTCGCATTCTCCTTAACCGCCCGAAAGAGTGGGGGACGGATGCGCTGGTTGAGTTACGACAGACACTTGCCACTGCCCCCCAGCGTTTTACCGTTGAGAACCTGCAACAGGTTCATGCCGTTCGCTATCATAAGGCGCTGGTGGATATCATCTCGATGGTCAAGCATGCGGTGCGGGAACAGGAACCGTTGCTCACAGCGACTGAACGTGTGGAACGTGCTCTGACCAAGATCACCAAGGGACAGAAATTCAAGCCCACCCAACAGCGCTGGCTGGACCGGATCCGCCAACACCTGGTCACAAACCTGACCATCGACCGCGAAGACTTCGATGCCTTGCCAATCTTTACCCGCGATGGCGGTTGGGCTGTGGCCGACCGGACCTTCGATGGCAAACTTAAAAAGCTCATATCAGAATTAAACAGCGCTATTGCCGCCTAA
- a CDS encoding N-6 DNA methylase, translating to MSDVVQKLWGFCHTLRHDGIGYTEYVEQLTYLLFLKMADEKGINLSKLTIEDGGKKKTVNCSWPTLRDATGTGILDNYLDILRSLGKQPGILGDIFAGAQSRFTKPVSLKTLINQIDQTEWTELNVDVKADAYEGLLEKAASEGKKGAGQMFTPRVLIQSIVHCMKPDPRTHKDFTICDPACGTGGFLVVAYEWLVKETKGGAMDRDIVKRVRGKTYFGQDIDRTPRRLALMNLFLHQIEPHIKLGDTIYEPVDGQRHDVVLTNPPFGTRGANQAPDRDDFTVTTSNKQLNFLQHVMTILKPGGRAAVVLPDNCLFADQAGEVFKLLTEDCVLHTVLRLPRGTFTPYSTGVKANVIFFTKGYATENVWIYDARTNVPGITKKDRPLTSEHFAEFGKYYGGDPNGRSKRKESERFHKFSIAEVKAKDFKLDGFKWLKDEDIEDSDELPEPEELATDAIAALEGAVVKLKAVLAALEKTGGAEK from the coding sequence ATGTCGGATGTTGTTCAAAAACTTTGGGGATTTTGCCACACGCTACGTCATGACGGTATCGGGTATACCGAGTACGTCGAGCAACTTACCTACCTGCTCTTCCTGAAGATGGCCGATGAAAAGGGGATTAATCTCAGTAAACTCACCATTGAAGACGGCGGTAAGAAAAAGACTGTCAACTGCTCCTGGCCCACACTCCGCGACGCGACCGGTACAGGTATCCTGGACAACTACTTGGACATCCTCCGCTCCCTCGGCAAACAGCCGGGTATTCTGGGTGATATCTTTGCCGGTGCCCAATCCCGCTTCACCAAACCGGTCAGCCTGAAGACCCTCATCAATCAGATCGACCAGACCGAGTGGACCGAATTGAATGTGGATGTGAAGGCCGATGCCTATGAAGGCCTGCTTGAGAAGGCCGCCAGCGAAGGCAAAAAAGGGGCAGGGCAGATGTTCACCCCGCGCGTCCTGATCCAGTCCATTGTCCACTGCATGAAGCCCGACCCCCGGACCCACAAGGACTTCACCATCTGTGATCCCGCCTGCGGCACCGGCGGTTTTCTGGTCGTAGCCTACGAATGGCTGGTCAAGGAGACCAAGGGTGGGGCCATGGACCGGGACATCGTCAAGCGGGTCCGCGGCAAGACCTACTTCGGGCAGGACATCGACCGCACACCGCGGCGGTTAGCGTTGATGAATCTCTTTCTCCACCAGATTGAGCCCCATATTAAACTGGGCGACACGATCTATGAGCCCGTTGATGGACAGCGCCACGATGTCGTGCTGACCAATCCCCCCTTTGGCACCCGCGGTGCGAATCAGGCGCCCGACCGCGATGACTTCACGGTCACCACCTCGAACAAGCAACTCAACTTTCTCCAGCACGTCATGACCATTCTCAAGCCCGGTGGCCGTGCGGCGGTGGTGTTGCCAGACAACTGCCTGTTTGCCGACCAGGCCGGCGAGGTCTTCAAGTTACTCACCGAGGACTGCGTTTTGCATACCGTCCTGCGTCTGCCGCGCGGCACGTTCACGCCGTATAGCACCGGCGTCAAGGCTAACGTCATTTTCTTTACCAAAGGTTACGCGACTGAGAACGTCTGGATTTATGATGCCCGCACAAATGTCCCCGGCATAACCAAGAAAGACCGGCCCCTTACCTCAGAGCACTTTGCTGAATTCGGAAAATACTATGGGGGTGATCCCAATGGACGATCCAAGCGAAAGGAGTCCGAACGCTTCCATAAGTTTTCCATCGCCGAGGTCAAGGCCAAGGACTTCAAGCTCGATGGGTTCAAGTGGCTCAAGGATGAGGACATTGAAGACAGCGATGAACTCCCCGAACCCGAAGAACTTGCCACCGATGCCATCGCCGCATTGGAAGGCGCCGTCGTAAAATTGAAAGCTGTTTTGGCCGCCCTTGAAAAAACAGGTGGGGCAGAAAAATGA